aaatgtcacccattccttctctccagagattcttgacctgaaacgtcacccattccttctttccagagatgcagattcttgacctgaaacgtcacccattccttctttccagagatgcagattcttgacctgaaacgtcacccattccttctctccagagatgctgtcccgctgagttactccaggattttgtctacctttgatatccTATATGATatgctcagcaagtcaggcagcatctgtagaaaaatAAACAGATTTATGTTTTGGATTAaggaccctttgtcagaatttGAAAAGAGCGAATGTatcttatttttaaattgtaGGGAAGATGGTTTGGACAGAGGGAGTGCCTGGGATTGGTTGAGGCCAAAATGTCGTCATCTAGTgcattttttggggggttttcatTTTATTGGGTAATGTGTTTCAAATTTGTGTAAATGATGAAGGTGGACCCAGGGTGCAGATGGGCCCATTTCTGTGTTGagcaatttctgttttatttcagatttcctgcagtTGTAGTTTCTAGCTTTGGCAATGTTCAATTATGACTACATTCAGGGCTATTTGAGTGGAGTGGCTCTCAATTAGAACACAAGAGCATAGACAAGTAAAGCACAGAAATAGATCTTTTGGCTCACTAAATTCACGCCAACCATACTCGTGTATACTAAATCCACTATAATCCCAtgtttttactctctctacaTCTTCATCAACTCTCCCAGGTTTTACCATTCTCCTGCGCACTAGGagaaatttacagtggccaattaacctaccatttGGAAAGTGGAAGCAAACCTATGAAGTCACaagcagaatgtgcaaactttgcaCAGAACTAAAGACAGACTTTTGGCGCTGCGATGCATTGGCTCCTTATTTTGTCCCCATTTATATTTATAGTTAGTCATATATAATTAATAGCAATATTTGGGGATTATTGGAATGCGGATGGACCCTGCTGAATTTTCTTTTTGATTTTACGGTGGCATTTAATAACTGATGTATACCATAATCAATCAATATTTTATtacttgtcatttgaacctcagtgaggctcaaacgaaactccgtttccacagtcatacaaacaaagacaatttcctacagacatacacacaattcaatttacaaaaacatccatcacagtgaacccactgtgatggaaggcaaagtcttttctctcccctgttctccatttctctcccgatgtcgaagccccaggcgggcgacctGTCACACTTTATTGCAATTTCCTGGAATGTGTATTAAATGTTATATATAATGTGTACGTTATAGATTTTTGGAATTGTAAATACAATGCTTTATAATTCAGAACTTTTATGATACATTATCAATTCAGACTATCATATTGGTAATTGTGCAATAATTATGGCATTATAGATTATTATGTAATAATTTCATAAGCCTGTTACTATCAATTTTTTTGTATAACTTTTTAGAATCTTAATTTCCTTAAATTATACGGTGTTTAATATCCTCCTGGGCAGTGCATTTTCTTGGTTCTTTGCATTAAGAACTGAACTGATTTTGTGCCATCTTCTATATTATTTTTCTTGAATGTTTTTATCTTTCTTGCTGGATTTGATCACCAGGTGCTGAATACACTGGAAAATATAAGTGAATTAGCAGAGCTTGAGGAAATTGAACAGGAACTCATCAGTGAAGGTAGATGTTAAGATTGTTTAATTGTAGTATGTACCGAcagcagaacaataaaattcttactcgcAGAGGCACAACAGCCTTAAATgtaatacacatagataatatatgatgaacacaaattcaattaattaataaccacaatatgAGTGCAATAAACCAAAAGTCCTAGGTACAATCTTATAACATTGTTTTCCATTTGTACGAGACATTTAACTTATCCACTATGATGGAGGTAAAATCCTTTTGAAAATCATTTGTCTTTTATCTGTATTTGATTTATTGCATGATTAAATTTCATTCAACAAGTTGTGGTTGAAATCGCTTGCACCAGTTTAACCCATATTAaatgaataataataaacttttcaAATTAAGCTTGGTCAGAATTAAATTAATTTAGTATTAGTACTAAACTGTTTACTGAACCAGTTGAGTTACCAAGATAAAATATGCCTACATTTTGCTATTCCTTATTAAGCAAATTCGGCAGATGAGGCCAAATTGGACATTAGAAAGAGCATCATTTTCACTCAACCAGTTTGTTTGTATCTTCGatctttctttttattttgaatttgTGGAGTTCTCTCTCATTGTTAAAGATCTGCAAGGGACTTGTTTGTACAAAATGACATTTATGATTCTAGTCATATTTTGTCCCCTTATAGAACAAGCCATCATAGAGGAGTATGAGGCCAGTTTGCAATTTGATGATGCATGCTTGAATGCCATTATTGAAGGATTTGACGATCCTAATAGACTTGTATGCCCTGTTTGTAACAGGTGAGTGTTCACGATAGGCTCTGAATTGCCTTTCTGGGTGGATTCCTGGCgacacgagactgcagatgctggaatctggagcaaaaagggGCTTCTAGAGGATCCCGGCAAGTTgaatagcatctgtggaaggaaatggctaAGCAATGTTTTGAGCCAAGAACCCTCGTCTGGGTTGAAAGAATAGAAGGGACACGGCGAGTAtaaagagggaagggggagcaGCAGCTGGCAAGCAATGTATAGTTCAGGTAAGGAGGGGTGAATTGGAAGATGGAGACAggtgcaggacagaaaggtggataTAGTAAAGAGGCAGGGAGATAAGAGGAGACAACAAAGGACTGCAGTTAATAAAATCTAATGAGAAAGAAAGGTGAAACGTGAAACTTAATGGGGAACATGGGAGGCCTTCAGTTCTCGTGCTTTTATTAACCAACTCGTACACTAACAGATCCCTGGTGTGGGATAAGATACTAAAAGGGACACATTGTAATATCATGATGAGCCCAGATTGaactaatttttttaatattctgaATGGGTATGGATGAAGAGGGTCCCAACTCAATATGTCACCTATCAATATTACCCAgggttgctgtctgacctgctgagttactctagcactttatctTTTTAgcgaaccagcatctgaagttcctttctcttttgcttcttggTCGACAAAAAAGTTGGACTGAAGGTCTTCTTTCTGTATTGTGACAGATTTTTCCTTGCTTCTGTATATGTAAAATTATTTATTGTAACTTTGTTTACTAGGTGTTTGTTTAAATTATATGTTCTGGGGTGTTTTTTGGAATACGCAAAAGTTCTCGCAGCAACTTCGTACGTTATTTAATTTGGGGGAAAGGGGCGCTGTAACGCATTCCTTCAGCTAGTTCCAAATGGAGCCCTGGTTAGTGGAGTTTAGGACAGTCATTCATAAATAGAAAGTCAGTTTGATTTTGGAAATGTATCCCATCACACGTTTAGGGGAGGATGGATGAGCAAAAAGGTAGGTCATATTAAGATAGGTATACTAAGTAATCTAGCCGTACTTTACAATTTATTTCAGCATAAGACAGGAAGGAAATAAAATAACAATTCAACCAAAGCAATTTTTCTTTTGTAGGAACTATCTGAGTGTTAGCAGTGACTTTATAACTTGCTCGTGTGGAATGTGCATTAATACACAGGTAAGCATCTTGTCAAGACCAATCCAATTTTGGTTTCTTTCCTTCATGAGAATAATATCTAGATGAGCTTAATAGACTTGCATTTATTATGGGTCAATACACACAAGCTATTTATCCTCTATCTATGTATAACACTTTATATGTCCAGAAATTTGCTGTCTGTATTTCCTGAATGAACGCAAGCATTCCAATACTCATTGAAGAGATTTGAAGTACTGTACCGGTAATCATCAAGACAGAAATAAATGGAAACTTTTACACATGCAATAGCGCCGTTTAGTAAAGAAAACAATTGTAAAAACCTCAAATGGTGCAGATTGGTATCACAGTGTAATGATACATTGCTCAAACTTCCCTTTTGTTTACTGATTCAGGTTTTTACCCAAATCGTTGTCATATGCCTTTTCACCTCTTGATTGCTGAATTCTTCGAATATTTTTTTTTGTTCCCCCAACATCTACACTCTGTCTTCATATCATTGCTCTACTACGAATTCTCTTCGAAGCATGCCAACGCAGATGACATTTTACCCCATTCTATGATGAGGCTTCTCTCTCTCACTGGTCTCCCTTTGATTGTTTCTGCTGGATGTAGTCTCAACCCAATTGCAGCAGGCCTCCATAGGTGTTACTCGTTCGAGTGTTCTGTTTTGTCCCAAATGACAGCACCTGTATCCTCCGTCTCCTGATTCTGATTGATGTGACTGGAACTCACTACCTTCGTCAATGGTGTGCCATGGTTCAAGAAAAGCAGTTAATCTTACCAAGAGGCAATTAAACTATCGTTGATTGTCCATGAGATGTTGGATTCTTGTTGCACATGGTCATTGCTTGGCATTCACGATACATATTTTAAATACCACTTTTAAATCTAAAACCAGATATTAACCATGCTTTGTAAACATGTGGGCTTGGGTTGCTTCATTATCTATGTTTAAGCTCACGGTAAATTTGATCTAGTATTGATGGACAGAGGAACTTTGCGACTGTTAACCATGTTATGTGAACCCAGGATAAATTTAGTGCATTAAGGTGCTTCATGCTTTCATCTGATTGCTTACAGGGGATGACAGTACAGCATTTTCGagcccttcttgaacacaatgtcACTGAACATAGCAGTCTATGTGTATGTTGTCCAATCTTCTCTGTAGTAAATGGTGCAGAAGCAGACACCATGCTTTTAATGAGCTGTCAGGTGAGTGCGATGATTTTCTACATCATTAACATTTGTATTCACATTTCTGCATTTGACACAGAATTGGGCATTACCCTATACTCTAAACAttattgtgtctgaagaagggtctcgacccgaaatgttgcccattccttctctccatagatgctgcctcacccgctgagttactccagcattttgtgtctacctctaacGTTATTGAATTTATTATAGGCCCTGCTGGTGCTATTGCATAGCCACAGTTTCACCAGCTTGAGCATGTATCTTGTCAGTAATGTTGCACATTTTGGGTGCTTCTCTTCACATTCATTCAagtatttcttctgtttcttaATGTATTTCCCCTCAAAACAGATTCTAGAAATTTTCGAATGACATGAGCCACGTTCCATATCTCCCTCCTTTGTTGAATTGGCGGGTTTCCAATCCTTGGGGCCGCTCTAGAATTTAGATAGCAGCCAATACATtgaaagagcatggaaacaggccattttggtCCATTGAGTCCTTGCAGACCATCGAGCATCCATTACTATCTCTGGAAACTCTCTTCCTTTAAAACCGTTGGATGCAGTCTACCAGGTCCACAAAGCATTGCTCTGAATTTCAGCCTCCAGATGTTTTAAATCATTTATAGGATGGGGTGATGCTAGCAAAATACTGAATTTATTGTCTTTGGGAAAGTAATCTa
Above is a genomic segment from Amblyraja radiata isolate CabotCenter1 chromosome 28, sAmbRad1.1.pri, whole genome shotgun sequence containing:
- the rpain gene encoding RPA-interacting protein; its protein translation is MELPPGHRALYKGGAAAPWKETYRKRCVTRLKNSRARLLDRYRHVGDDPGCNLRESFLVQEVMEEEWMALKALDTRLPSLWKKGSLAEVLNTLENISELAELEEIEQELISEEQAIIEEYEASLQFDDACLNAIIEGFDDPNRLVCPVCNRNYLSVSSDFITCSCGMCINTQGMTVQHFRALLEHNVTEHSSLCVCCPIFSVVNGAEADTMLLMSCQACDYLSVIL